From Fimbriimonadaceae bacterium, the proteins below share one genomic window:
- a CDS encoding S-layer homology domain-containing protein codes for MKRTLKIALSVVLGAAMVVPALAQSDAFPDTPENHWAYDALKEMKNNGLLVGYPDGLFRGPRPASRYELAVAIHATYKHLKNITDGLDSRISDLKRIVDNLPKAGGGGPSQADVDNLKRGLSDLQGQLGNMKAWGDDIANLKKLASTFEKELSSMGVDVEALKKGMSDLADRVGALEKKKLPVDIHGDLGFAVFMGYSDDEFGVTRDGRPTGYGRDDYSGQPVGATRDTSVIHEAAVTLSGTNDEGPKWGFTVVNGNALDFFNGQNYLNSGNPFDDNVDSEFYIQNAWIKFDDSLVGQNFSATVGRLGIKVSPYIFQKQDTTPDYDNPRFDDGKFMVDGGSLDFHFGGAKLNVFGGRINSQTGTDFDSIQTIMAGGHSWLEPHRVLGTTFSTPLTQNGSINLSYLWLDSDEVIGSSPGVNRVNVFGGDANFKFGKIMVNGGFAQSDERYNTTSVFTDNNTAWYAKAAYNAEKWGVKGWYRNIEEYFAAPGDWGRIAWFYNPTNIKGWGAAAHFDLNENVRLWASGEMYEPENGSGNDVDIYKAGLGYKLNSNSKVGVSWENVRFDNSGSGGDPEVTWWNFGFDHMLGGNSTFSINWQISDFDGKGVMTTPFGAGTAKGGLITTQIGVRF; via the coding sequence ATGAAGCGAACCCTTAAAATCGCTCTCAGCGTCGTCTTGGGCGCCGCGATGGTTGTACCAGCGCTGGCCCAGTCGGACGCTTTTCCCGACACTCCCGAAAATCACTGGGCGTACGACGCCCTGAAGGAGATGAAGAACAACGGCCTTCTCGTAGGCTATCCGGACGGACTGTTCCGCGGTCCTCGCCCGGCGAGCCGATACGAGCTGGCGGTTGCGATTCACGCCACGTACAAGCACCTGAAGAACATTACGGACGGTCTGGACAGCCGGATCTCCGATCTGAAGCGGATCGTCGACAACCTTCCTAAGGCTGGTGGCGGCGGCCCGAGCCAAGCCGATGTCGACAACCTCAAGCGGGGCCTCAGCGACCTTCAGGGCCAGCTGGGCAACATGAAGGCTTGGGGCGATGACATTGCCAATCTGAAGAAGCTGGCGAGCACGTTCGAGAAGGAGCTCAGCTCCATGGGCGTGGACGTCGAAGCGCTGAAGAAGGGCATGAGCGACCTCGCGGATCGCGTGGGCGCCCTTGAGAAGAAGAAGCTTCCGGTCGACATTCATGGCGACCTCGGCTTCGCGGTCTTCATGGGCTACAGCGACGACGAGTTCGGCGTGACCCGCGACGGTCGCCCGACCGGTTACGGTCGAGACGACTACAGCGGTCAGCCCGTCGGCGCGACGCGCGACACCTCGGTGATTCACGAGGCTGCGGTCACCCTTTCGGGGACGAACGACGAAGGACCCAAGTGGGGCTTCACGGTCGTCAACGGCAACGCGTTGGACTTCTTCAACGGGCAGAACTACCTCAACAGTGGCAACCCGTTCGATGACAACGTGGATTCCGAGTTCTACATCCAGAACGCATGGATCAAGTTCGACGACAGCCTTGTCGGTCAGAACTTCAGCGCGACGGTGGGCCGGCTCGGCATCAAGGTGAGCCCGTACATCTTCCAGAAGCAGGATACGACTCCCGACTACGACAACCCCCGGTTCGACGATGGCAAGTTCATGGTTGACGGCGGTTCGCTCGACTTCCACTTCGGTGGAGCCAAGCTCAACGTGTTCGGCGGTCGCATCAACTCGCAGACGGGTACGGACTTTGACAGCATCCAGACGATCATGGCGGGTGGCCACTCGTGGCTCGAGCCGCATCGCGTGCTCGGCACCACGTTCAGCACTCCGCTGACGCAGAACGGCAGCATCAATCTGTCGTACCTGTGGCTGGATTCGGACGAGGTCATCGGTTCCTCGCCTGGCGTCAACCGCGTCAACGTGTTTGGCGGCGATGCGAACTTCAAGTTCGGCAAGATCATGGTCAACGGTGGCTTCGCCCAGTCGGACGAGCGCTACAACACGACTTCGGTCTTCACGGACAACAACACGGCGTGGTATGCCAAGGCTGCCTACAATGCCGAGAAGTGGGGCGTCAAGGGCTGGTACCGGAACATCGAAGAGTACTTCGCTGCTCCCGGCGACTGGGGCCGAATCGCCTGGTTCTACAACCCGACCAACATCAAGGGTTGGGGCGCTGCCGCGCACTTCGACCTGAACGAGAACGTTCGCCTGTGGGCGTCCGGCGAGATGTACGAGCCTGAGAACGGTTCGGGCAACGACGTCGACATCTACAAGGCGGGTCTGGGCTACAAGCTCAACAGCAACTCGAAGGTCGGCGTGAGCTGGGAGAACGTCCGGTTCGACAACTCTGGTTCCGGCGGCGACCCCGAGGTCACCTGGTGGAACTTCGGGTTCGACCACATGCTGGGCGGCAACTCGACGTTCAGCATCAACTGGCAGATCAGCGACTTCGACGGCAAGGGTGTGATGACCACTCCGTTCGGAGCCGGCACCGCCAAGGGCGGCCTGATCACGACCCAGATCGGCGTCCGGTTCTAA
- a CDS encoding PDZ domain-containing protein, with product MLIQALTLALTVQFGTADMRLMRFPAVHGDTVVFTFAGDLWTSKKDGGFARRLTSHFGGESRARFSPDGKWLAFTGTYEGNADVYVMPAEGGEPVRLTFEPDTDIVLNWTPDGKIAYASTYGSFTNRQQRLWLVDPKGGLPISTDLIEVSDLSYSPDGRKAAYNRFGSHAFNWRRYRGGSQGKISFWDFPSQTYSEIPSAGENSWEPMWVGDTIYYISDKNQSTVNLYAYDTKSKRTEQLTKFTDADIKWPSTDGKTIVFERDGYLYDYDLASKKVERLTPTVRGDMLSARPELKELGNQISNFSLSPSGVRLAAEARGEIFSVPAKHGDTRDLTETPGAREQAPDWSPDGKTIAYMSDESGEVQIYTRPQMGGPATQVSDEKTNRIQAFRWSPKGDKISFSTVKGQVYLLDPKTKSSQEIFAERFGGTPPYDWSPDGNWIAYIANGENLFGALYLYEVATGTSHKVTEGYFPDQAVSFDLNGKYLYLISGRTFIPTPGDFEFIMQMENSQRVYLMTLSKDESNPLVPPSDEEKAGDDGKKEEGGNEKPEGMKVDLDGLAARVLPLPMPPGTYNAVVGANNGVYFFSDRTLQKFDLGSREASPIIAGASSLAFNAKRTKLAYQGGGVIGIIDARPGQKLGDGKVNVSGVEAVIDPRAEWRQIFWEAWRYERDHFYDAEMLGLNWDAIGKHYAELLPYVAHRNDLNYVIGLMIGELGTSHAYVGGGDMGDGPPPIPTGQLGADYESHANKIRFKKIYYGLNFDESRRGPLGEPGVNIKEGEYLLAIDGKPLGADTNPDSLLVNKAGKTVTLTVNDRPGMEGSREVRVHPIASEGQLRYIEWVEANRRWVSEATGGKVGYMHVPDTSMPGVIEFIKGYYSQSDKQAMIIDERFNGGGMIPTFFIERLGRQVATALKQRNGEDIKFPTQTFQGPMAMMINGYAGSGGDMFPWLFQNAKMGPLIGTRTWGGLVGIQGGAPLIDGGFLSSPEFGIYDVKTGKWIAENTGVTPDIEVDARPDLVAKGQDPQLAKAVEYLMEQLKKGSVKYVEPKGYPRVGGGGGS from the coding sequence ATGTTGATTCAAGCACTGACTCTCGCCCTCACCGTGCAGTTCGGCACCGCCGACATGAGGCTGATGCGGTTTCCCGCGGTCCACGGCGACACCGTCGTGTTCACGTTCGCGGGCGACCTCTGGACGTCGAAGAAGGACGGCGGTTTCGCGCGTCGCCTCACGTCGCACTTCGGGGGCGAATCGCGGGCGCGCTTCTCGCCCGATGGAAAGTGGCTGGCCTTCACGGGCACCTACGAGGGGAATGCGGACGTCTACGTGATGCCCGCGGAGGGCGGCGAGCCTGTGCGGCTCACGTTCGAACCCGACACCGACATCGTTCTGAACTGGACTCCCGACGGCAAAATCGCCTACGCCTCCACCTACGGCAGCTTCACGAACCGCCAGCAGCGCCTGTGGCTCGTGGACCCCAAAGGCGGTCTCCCGATCTCCACCGATCTCATCGAGGTTTCCGACCTCTCCTACTCCCCCGACGGGCGCAAAGCCGCCTACAACCGTTTCGGCTCGCACGCGTTCAACTGGAGGCGCTACCGAGGCGGGTCCCAAGGCAAGATCTCGTTCTGGGACTTCCCCTCCCAGACGTACAGCGAAATTCCTTCGGCCGGCGAAAACAGCTGGGAGCCGATGTGGGTGGGCGACACCATCTACTACATCAGCGACAAGAACCAGAGCACGGTCAACCTCTATGCCTACGACACCAAGAGCAAGCGCACCGAGCAGCTCACCAAGTTCACCGACGCCGATATCAAGTGGCCGAGCACCGACGGCAAGACCATCGTCTTCGAGCGGGACGGCTACCTGTACGACTACGATCTGGCGTCGAAGAAGGTCGAACGGCTCACCCCGACGGTGCGCGGCGATATGCTCTCGGCCCGGCCCGAGCTTAAGGAGCTGGGAAACCAGATCTCCAACTTCTCGCTCTCTCCCTCGGGGGTTCGCTTGGCGGCCGAAGCCCGTGGAGAGATCTTCAGCGTGCCGGCCAAGCACGGCGATACGCGCGACCTGACGGAGACTCCCGGAGCCCGGGAACAAGCTCCCGACTGGTCGCCCGACGGCAAGACGATCGCCTATATGAGCGACGAGTCGGGCGAGGTCCAGATCTACACGCGCCCCCAGATGGGCGGACCCGCCACCCAGGTCAGCGACGAGAAGACAAACCGCATCCAAGCGTTCCGCTGGTCGCCCAAGGGCGACAAGATCAGCTTCTCCACCGTCAAAGGGCAGGTCTACCTGCTCGATCCGAAGACCAAGTCAAGCCAGGAGATCTTCGCCGAGCGATTCGGGGGAACGCCGCCGTACGACTGGTCGCCCGACGGCAACTGGATCGCCTACATCGCCAACGGGGAGAACCTGTTCGGTGCGCTCTATCTCTATGAGGTCGCAACCGGCACGTCGCACAAGGTCACCGAGGGTTACTTCCCCGACCAGGCGGTGAGCTTCGACCTCAACGGCAAGTACCTCTACCTCATTTCCGGCCGGACCTTCATTCCGACCCCCGGCGACTTCGAATTCATCATGCAGATGGAGAATTCGCAGCGCGTCTACCTGATGACGCTCTCCAAGGACGAGTCCAACCCCCTGGTACCCCCTTCCGACGAGGAGAAGGCAGGTGACGATGGCAAGAAGGAGGAGGGGGGCAACGAGAAGCCCGAAGGAATGAAGGTGGACCTCGACGGCCTCGCGGCCAGGGTGTTGCCACTGCCCATGCCTCCCGGCACGTACAACGCGGTGGTCGGCGCCAACAACGGCGTCTACTTCTTCAGCGACCGCACCCTCCAGAAGTTCGACCTTGGAAGCCGCGAGGCGTCCCCGATCATCGCCGGAGCGTCCTCATTGGCGTTCAACGCAAAGCGCACCAAGCTCGCCTATCAAGGTGGCGGCGTGATCGGAATCATCGACGCCCGACCCGGCCAGAAGCTGGGGGATGGCAAGGTCAACGTCTCGGGCGTCGAAGCCGTGATCGACCCGCGCGCCGAGTGGCGGCAGATCTTCTGGGAGGCTTGGCGCTACGAGCGCGACCACTTCTACGACGCGGAGATGCTGGGACTCAACTGGGACGCCATCGGCAAGCACTACGCCGAACTTCTGCCCTACGTCGCGCACCGCAACGACCTCAACTACGTGATCGGCCTCATGATCGGAGAGTTGGGAACGTCCCACGCGTACGTTGGGGGAGGCGACATGGGCGACGGGCCCCCGCCGATCCCCACGGGCCAGCTTGGCGCCGATTACGAGAGCCACGCCAACAAGATCCGATTCAAGAAGATCTACTACGGCCTGAACTTCGACGAGAGTCGCCGCGGCCCCCTCGGCGAGCCCGGAGTGAACATCAAAGAGGGTGAGTACCTGCTGGCGATCGACGGCAAGCCTCTCGGAGCCGACACCAATCCGGACTCGCTGCTCGTGAACAAGGCGGGCAAGACCGTGACGCTCACCGTCAACGACCGCCCGGGGATGGAGGGATCGCGCGAAGTCCGCGTCCACCCGATCGCCAGCGAGGGCCAACTCCGCTACATCGAGTGGGTCGAGGCCAACCGCCGCTGGGTCTCCGAAGCGACCGGGGGCAAAGTGGGCTACATGCACGTGCCGGACACGTCCATGCCCGGCGTCATCGAGTTCATCAAAGGCTACTACTCGCAGAGCGACAAGCAGGCGATGATCATCGACGAGCGCTTCAACGGTGGCGGAATGATCCCGACGTTCTTCATCGAGCGCCTCGGGCGCCAAGTGGCGACCGCGCTCAAGCAGCGCAACGGCGAGGACATCAAGTTCCCCACCCAGACGTTCCAAGGCCCGATGGCGATGATGATCAACGGGTATGCGGGATCGGGCGGCGACATGTTCCCGTGGCTGTTCCAGAACGCGAAGATGGGTCCGCTGATCGGCACGCGCACCTGGGGCGGGCTTGTGGGCATCCAAGGCGGCGCGCCGTTGATCGACGGAGGCTTCCTCTCCTCGCCCGAGTTCGGCATCTACGACGTGAAGACCGGCAAGTGGATCGCCGAGAACACGGGCGTGACGCCGGACATCGAGGTGGACGCACGCCCCGACCTCGTGGCCAAGGGACAGGACCCGCAGCTTGCGAAGGCCGTGGAGTACCTGATGGAGCAACTCAAGAAAGGGTCGGTGAAGTACGTGGAGCCGAAAGGGTATCCGCGTGTCGGAGGCGGCGGCGGGAGCTAG
- the rnhC gene encoding ribonuclease HIII, whose translation MDGHIGVDESGKGDFFGPLVIAACYVGPEHLAELDGVKDSKKLTDAVATHLASRIKAVCPHSVIAIGPAKYNELYEKFRNLNKLLAWGHARAIENVLELAPCQLVISDQFADPAGLRRALFERGRQVELRSMVRAESDIAVAAASILARAEFLWKLRSLGEQYGVALPKGATSPVIDAGVRYVQAHGRDALKNVAKMHFKTAANVLAAAQR comes from the coding sequence ATGGATGGACACATCGGTGTGGACGAAAGCGGCAAGGGCGACTTCTTCGGACCGCTGGTCATCGCCGCATGCTACGTGGGGCCCGAGCACCTCGCGGAGCTCGACGGCGTCAAGGACTCGAAGAAGCTCACCGATGCCGTCGCGACCCATCTCGCGTCGAGGATCAAGGCCGTGTGCCCCCACTCGGTGATCGCCATCGGACCCGCCAAGTACAACGAGCTGTACGAGAAGTTCCGCAACCTCAACAAGCTGCTTGCATGGGGTCATGCGCGGGCGATCGAGAACGTGCTCGAGCTTGCGCCTTGCCAGCTCGTCATCTCCGACCAGTTCGCCGATCCGGCCGGCCTGCGCCGAGCCCTGTTCGAAAGGGGCCGCCAAGTCGAACTGCGTTCGATGGTCCGAGCCGAGAGCGACATCGCCGTGGCCGCCGCTTCGATTCTCGCCCGGGCGGAGTTCCTCTGGAAGCTCCGGTCTTTGGGCGAGCAGTACGGCGTCGCGCTTCCCAAAGGCGCCACGTCTCCCGTGATCGACGCCGGGGTCCGCTACGTCCAGGCCCACGGCCGGGACGCGTTGAAGAACGTCGCCAAGATGCACTTCAAGACGGCCGCCAACGTCTTGGCGGCCGCTCAAAGATAA
- a CDS encoding MFS transporter, with the protein MEGPSARVENPGLQSEPSRLDNLRTLRMANLDVGFATAFGTLVTGTFLVGFIKFLGGSDIWIGLLAAVPSLLGILQIPGGIWGRGFPSYKPFVLVGSSIWRALYVPLIVLPFLPLDNQLKLWILATCIGTASAAVLIVSPIYNDWLAEMVPPSSRGWYFSRRNAVATGVGASVGVIGALILDWFRRNGNEGIGFSTIFALGIVCATASLAMYLRMRDIPRPNPVKQTVREGTRAFGVPFKDANFRKVLLFFALFVAGQSFAGNLFSAFALESLDLPFTIIQGAGFMHAAGNLLSARMWGFLADKYGNKPILTLVGFGLTLTPVMWLFCYPGRDVHNAVVLLSSHLFVGIIWAGVALCQFNLLLATAKPEERSTYIGVGLGIQAIIGGVSPLLGASMLTAMRGFVPADQAYKWVFATSMALRLIAVFFLAPVREEGAIRIRTTLKHLRRTTPGGIRAMRSLTRSSDALSREDAIGRVASKGFALGADEIVKALHDPSPRVRRRAAQALAQLQDESAGEALVHMVVEHPDLVEEETVEALGELRHAEAVPALVNLLQSPRSLVRRAAAKALGRVGDAEAIGPLMAAAAEPGDPDLRRASLQALRVLGAREAQPVVGDALYDPHPSVRIAAAEVVAEMAMRDLAPHLRKSLEYFDDEAASEVAYALGCVGTVEDIPTILHEASQGVSMTTRRRCLLGVARLLGVEPDAYKLMLLEGMARDSALLEALRGAIKSVPAMKVALERYSAGNEPEALAELARRSDNASLHHLAANPVEEAFLVASLVAGR; encoded by the coding sequence ATGGAAGGTCCGAGCGCGCGCGTCGAAAACCCGGGGCTTCAAAGCGAGCCCAGCCGGCTCGACAACCTGCGCACGCTCCGGATGGCCAACCTCGATGTCGGCTTCGCCACCGCGTTCGGCACCCTCGTCACCGGCACGTTCCTCGTTGGGTTCATCAAGTTCCTCGGCGGCTCGGACATCTGGATCGGATTGCTGGCGGCGGTTCCCAGCCTTCTCGGCATTCTGCAGATTCCGGGCGGGATCTGGGGGCGGGGCTTTCCCAGCTACAAGCCGTTCGTGCTCGTCGGAAGCTCCATCTGGCGGGCGCTTTACGTCCCGCTGATCGTCCTTCCGTTTCTTCCCCTGGACAACCAGCTCAAGCTCTGGATCCTCGCGACCTGCATCGGGACGGCCTCTGCCGCGGTCCTCATCGTCAGCCCGATCTACAACGATTGGCTGGCCGAGATGGTCCCGCCCAGTTCCCGCGGCTGGTACTTCAGCCGCCGCAACGCCGTCGCAACCGGCGTCGGAGCCTCCGTCGGCGTGATCGGAGCCTTGATTCTCGACTGGTTCCGCCGCAACGGCAACGAGGGGATCGGCTTCTCGACGATCTTCGCCCTGGGGATCGTCTGTGCGACCGCGAGTCTTGCCATGTACCTGCGCATGCGGGACATCCCCCGGCCGAATCCGGTGAAGCAGACGGTGCGCGAGGGAACCCGGGCGTTCGGCGTCCCGTTCAAGGACGCGAACTTCCGCAAGGTCCTTCTTTTCTTCGCGCTCTTCGTCGCGGGCCAGAGCTTCGCGGGAAACCTGTTCAGCGCCTTCGCGCTCGAGAGTCTTGACCTCCCGTTCACCATCATCCAAGGGGCGGGGTTCATGCACGCCGCAGGCAATCTGCTCTCCGCGCGCATGTGGGGGTTCCTGGCTGACAAGTACGGCAACAAGCCCATTCTCACCCTTGTCGGGTTCGGGCTCACCCTGACTCCGGTGATGTGGCTGTTCTGCTACCCCGGACGCGACGTGCACAACGCCGTCGTGTTGCTCTCGAGCCACCTCTTCGTCGGCATCATCTGGGCCGGGGTGGCGCTGTGCCAGTTCAACCTGCTGCTCGCGACGGCCAAGCCCGAAGAGCGCTCGACCTACATCGGCGTCGGGCTCGGGATCCAAGCGATCATCGGCGGCGTTTCGCCGCTGCTTGGAGCATCGATGCTCACGGCCATGCGCGGGTTCGTACCGGCCGATCAGGCGTACAAGTGGGTCTTCGCCACCAGCATGGCCCTGCGCCTCATCGCCGTGTTCTTCCTCGCCCCCGTCCGCGAAGAGGGGGCGATCCGCATCCGGACGACGCTCAAGCACCTTCGGCGCACCACACCGGGCGGCATCCGCGCGATGCGCAGCCTCACCCGCAGTTCCGACGCCCTGAGCCGCGAAGACGCCATCGGCCGCGTGGCTTCAAAAGGGTTTGCGCTGGGCGCCGACGAGATCGTCAAGGCCCTGCACGACCCCTCGCCTCGCGTGCGCCGGCGGGCCGCACAAGCCCTCGCCCAACTGCAGGACGAGAGTGCCGGCGAGGCCCTGGTGCACATGGTCGTCGAACACCCGGACCTCGTGGAGGAGGAGACTGTGGAGGCCTTGGGCGAGCTGCGGCACGCCGAGGCCGTCCCTGCGCTCGTGAACCTGCTGCAGAGCCCGCGTTCGCTCGTCCGGCGAGCCGCAGCCAAGGCGCTGGGCCGGGTGGGCGACGCCGAGGCCATCGGCCCGTTGATGGCCGCGGCCGCCGAGCCGGGCGATCCCGACCTGCGCCGCGCCAGCCTGCAGGCCCTGCGCGTGCTCGGGGCACGCGAGGCGCAGCCCGTGGTGGGCGACGCCCTCTACGATCCGCACCCGAGCGTCCGCATCGCCGCCGCAGAGGTGGTGGCCGAGATGGCGATGCGGGACCTGGCCCCCCACCTGCGCAAGTCGCTCGAGTACTTCGACGACGAGGCGGCGAGCGAAGTGGCCTACGCGCTGGGTTGCGTGGGGACGGTCGAGGATATCCCGACGATCCTGCACGAAGCGTCCCAAGGCGTCTCGATGACGACGCGACGGCGTTGCCTCCTGGGCGTGGCGCGCCTCCTGGGCGTCGAGCCCGACGCCTACAAGCTGATGCTTCTCGAAGGCATGGCCAGAGACTCGGCCCTGCTCGAGGCCTTGCGCGGCGCGATCAAATCCGTGCCGGCGATGAAGGTTGCCCTGGAGCGATACTCGGCAGGAAACGAGCCCGAAGCCCTGGCCGAGTTGGCCCGCCGTTCCGACAACGCTTCCCTGCACCACCTGGCGGCGAACCCGGTGGAAGAGGCCTTTCTGGTCGCCAGCCTGGTGGCGGGCCGGTAG
- a CDS encoding S-layer homology domain-containing protein produces the protein MNRTLRVALGLVLGAALAVPGWAQSDAFPDTPKNHWAYEALAAMKANGLLVGYPDGLWGGDRPTSRYEMAVAVHAAYKRLKEMMDRVDGQINDIKMLTDRDTSFGGDQVTLVSPKRALEDLRAQVAKMGAWGDDVARLHKLAQTFEKELASLGVDVAAMQQGLGSLDKRVGDLEKQSLPVNIGGDLTFAAYGGYSQDGLYGLTVDSRPVGIGHGSYNGLPSGATRDLSVFHEAALTLSSRDDSPTQWRTTFVTGNALEGFGDQAWVVPGAPLNYAPENEFYLSEAWLKFDTSLMGRDLSASVGRVNYRVGPYLFQRVDNTPYFSNERWDNRAWTLDGAIVGLEFGGARLDVFGGRTSTGISGDGTVLQPMFAGNFTGPGYAPGGPRPRGMNSGLDVLVDRSLGANLVVPIASLGTLNLAYLWLDGDTVSTASAGLVNGVNVYGGDLNLRLGEVRLEGGYSQSDVRYNETPVVNEDNRAWYVNAGLSGSRWGVKGFYKAIDPLFAAPGDWGRIGDWWNPTDIRGYGVNAHFDFSDRVSILGSAERYQGAGTARSALTSDDELHRYLLGVGYQLNRNWQFGLGYEHVEWSLGNVGGAGKPTERWWNIGFGYAMDSRTTVNILWQISDFDGKGAAGFQPFGTTGDRAKGGLITTQLSVKF, from the coding sequence ATGAATCGGACGTTGAGAGTTGCCTTGGGTCTCGTGTTGGGAGCCGCGCTGGCCGTGCCGGGGTGGGCGCAGTCCGACGCGTTCCCCGACACGCCCAAGAACCACTGGGCGTACGAGGCGCTGGCTGCGATGAAGGCGAACGGGCTCCTCGTCGGCTATCCCGACGGGCTATGGGGGGGCGACCGTCCGACGAGCCGCTACGAGATGGCGGTGGCGGTCCACGCGGCGTACAAGCGCCTGAAAGAGATGATGGACCGCGTCGACGGCCAGATCAACGACATCAAGATGCTGACCGATCGCGACACCTCCTTCGGTGGCGATCAAGTCACGTTGGTCAGCCCGAAGCGCGCCTTGGAGGATTTGCGCGCCCAGGTCGCCAAGATGGGAGCCTGGGGGGACGACGTCGCCCGGCTTCACAAGCTCGCGCAGACTTTTGAAAAGGAGCTTGCGTCTCTGGGCGTGGACGTGGCGGCGATGCAGCAGGGGCTGGGATCGCTGGACAAGCGGGTGGGGGACCTCGAGAAGCAGTCCCTGCCGGTGAACATCGGGGGCGACCTCACCTTTGCGGCTTACGGCGGCTACAGCCAAGACGGGCTTTACGGACTGACGGTGGACAGTAGGCCCGTTGGAATCGGGCACGGCTCGTACAACGGGTTGCCCAGCGGCGCGACGCGCGACCTCTCCGTATTCCACGAGGCCGCGCTCACCCTTTCCAGTCGGGACGACAGCCCCACCCAGTGGCGAACGACGTTCGTGACCGGCAACGCGCTCGAGGGGTTTGGAGACCAGGCGTGGGTCGTGCCGGGGGCTCCGCTCAACTACGCCCCCGAAAACGAGTTCTATCTGAGCGAGGCTTGGCTCAAGTTCGACACGAGCCTGATGGGCCGCGATCTGAGCGCTTCGGTCGGGCGGGTCAACTATCGCGTGGGCCCTTATCTATTCCAGCGCGTGGACAACACGCCCTACTTCTCCAACGAGCGGTGGGACAACCGCGCGTGGACCCTCGACGGCGCGATCGTCGGGTTGGAGTTCGGCGGCGCCCGGCTCGATGTGTTCGGCGGGAGGACCAGCACGGGCATCTCGGGCGATGGCACCGTGCTCCAACCCATGTTCGCAGGGAACTTCACCGGCCCCGGCTACGCGCCGGGCGGGCCGAGGCCGCGCGGGATGAACTCCGGGCTCGACGTGCTGGTCGACCGCTCTCTTGGCGCCAATCTCGTCGTCCCGATCGCCTCCCTGGGAACGTTGAATCTTGCGTACCTGTGGTTGGACGGCGACACGGTCTCCACGGCATCCGCCGGCTTGGTCAACGGCGTGAACGTGTACGGCGGCGATCTGAATCTGAGGCTCGGCGAGGTCCGTCTGGAGGGTGGCTACTCCCAGTCCGACGTGCGCTACAACGAGACGCCCGTGGTCAACGAAGACAACCGCGCGTGGTACGTGAATGCCGGGCTGTCGGGTTCGCGCTGGGGTGTGAAGGGCTTCTACAAGGCGATCGATCCCTTGTTCGCCGCGCCGGGGGATTGGGGCCGCATCGGGGATTGGTGGAACCCTACGGACATCCGCGGCTACGGCGTGAACGCCCATTTCGACTTTTCCGACCGGGTGAGCATCTTGGGCTCGGCCGAGAGATACCAGGGAGCAGGCACGGCCAGGTCGGCGCTCACTTCGGACGACGAGCTGCATCGGTACCTGCTCGGCGTCGGGTACCAGCTCAACCGCAACTGGCAGTTCGGTCTGGGGTACGAGCACGTCGAGTGGTCGCTCGGCAACGTGGGCGGTGCCGGCAAGCCGACCGAGCGGTGGTGGAACATCGGTTTCGGCTACGCGATGGACAGCCGGACGACCGTGAACATCTTGTGGCAGATCTCCGACTTCGACGGCAAAGGCGCCGCGGGTTTCCAGCCCTTCGGAACCACGGGGGATCGGGCCAAGGGCGGGCTGATCACGACCCAGTTGAGCGTCAAGTTCTAG
- a CDS encoding 50S ribosomal protein L25 translates to MSVLNVTPRDGTKPHALRREGKVPMALIERGKDHLMIQADAAELRHALAHASGTGMFDLVIEGEKKPRNVIVKQVDHDAIKRAILNVTVMQIKMDDLITVDLPVVPVGTPPAVEEHVAILNHPTTHVTVRAKVSDLPDHIEVDVAGMEVNTTIMAGELKLAEGLELMSSPEATLFTCTPPPVVVLETPTEEEEGEPELLGEETEEGTTESAEASSTESE, encoded by the coding sequence ATGTCTGTTTTGAATGTGACCCCGAGGGACGGGACCAAACCGCACGCCCTCCGCCGAGAGGGCAAAGTGCCCATGGCGCTGATCGAGCGTGGGAAGGACCACCTTATGATCCAGGCGGACGCCGCCGAGCTGCGCCACGCGCTGGCGCACGCCTCCGGCACCGGAATGTTCGACTTGGTGATCGAGGGCGAAAAGAAGCCGCGCAACGTGATCGTGAAGCAGGTGGACCACGACGCGATCAAGCGGGCGATCCTCAACGTCACCGTGATGCAGATCAAGATGGACGACCTGATCACCGTCGATCTGCCCGTGGTTCCCGTGGGCACGCCGCCGGCCGTGGAAGAGCACGTGGCGATTCTCAACCACCCGACGACCCACGTCACCGTCCGCGCGAAGGTGTCCGACCTTCCCGACCACATCGAGGTGGACGTCGCGGGAATGGAGGTCAACACCACGATCATGGCGGGCGAGTTGAAGCTGGCGGAAGGACTCGAACTGATGAGTTCGCCCGAAGCCACGCTCTTCACCTGCACGCCGCCCCCGGTGGTGGTCCTGGAAACTCCGACCGAAGAGGAGGAGGGCGAACCCGAACTGCTCGGCGAAGAGACCGAGGAGGGAACGACCGAGTCCGCCGAGGCCTCTTCGACCGAATCCGAGTAG